Proteins encoded within one genomic window of Oryza brachyantha chromosome 7, ObraRS2, whole genome shotgun sequence:
- the LOC121055042 gene encoding uncharacterized protein LOC121055042 encodes MSRQAYLQQLLRRRVPTIPERRHEGGGQEVTLLSLVTPSNLHVAKATIQTSNPNRFVGETALGRRFCVVVVNSVIKRDAVLPRPYGRIQIMGDAYGQSIAWPRTHIKYDENATGQTRVSSGGGN; translated from the exons ATGAGTCGACAGGCTTACTTGCAGCAG TTACTGCGGAGGAGAGTTCCAACCATCCCAGAAAGAAGACATGAGGGG GGAGGCCAAGAAGTCACACTACTCTCTCTTGTGACTCCTAGCAATCTTCATGTGGCTAAGGCAACTATCCAAACAAGCAACCCAAACAGATTTGTTGGTGAGACTGCTCTTGGTAGAAGATTTTGTGTAGTAGTCGTGAATTCTGTGATTAAAAGGGATGCAGTATTACCTCGCCCATATGGACGCATACAAATTATGGGAGATGCTTATGGACAATCAATTGCTTGGCCACGCACTCAT ATTAAGTATGATGAGAATGCAACAGGGCAAACAAGGGTTTCATCAG GTGGTGGCAATTGA